GTCGGGGAACGGTCCGCCGACGTCAGGGAACGATCCGGAAAGACCCCTCAAAACGCGTTTTGAACCTGAAAAGGGCCGGAGCGGACCGGAAACGGCTTCTGCCCGGGGCAAGGAGCAGTTTGGACGGGACCCTGTCTGGTCGTCGACCCGGTCTGCAACGGGACAGGCATGGGTGGGCAGCTTGTGATGGCGCGTTGCCAGACCGGGCCACCCAGCCTTAGCGAAACCTAAGCGCCCTAGACCGCAAAGGTCCGAGCCTCCAGGGCCAACGCGCGGGCCGTCGTCGGTAACATCCCATGATGCCCCTGTACGTCCTCTCCTGTCTCTGCGCGCTCGCCCTCGGCGCACAAGACGCCGACGCCTCCAAGACTCAAGAGAAGGCGAAGACCACTCCCGTCATCGAGATCGCGAAGACGGAGACGAAGCACCATGCCGACCTGCCGACCGGACGCATGGACTACACCGCCACCGCGTCGCAGATCCCCTTGCGGAACGACGACGGCGAGACCGAGTGCCGTATGTTCTACGTCGCCTACACAAAGGACGGGGCCGACCCGCGGAAACGGCCGGTCACGTTCGCCTTCAACGGCGGTCCGGGGAGCGCCACGATCTGGCTGCACATGGGCGCGCTCGGCCCGAAGCGGGCACCGATGCCGGACGACGGCAGCCTGCCCGCCCCTCCCTATGAAGCCGTCGACAACGCCGACACCTGGCTGGACTTCACGGACGTCGTCGTGGTCGATGCGCCCGCGACCGGGTTCAGCCGGGTGGCGAAGCCCGAATGGAACAAGAACTACTTCGGGGTGCGCCAGGACATCCGCGCTTTTACGAACTTCGTCAAGGGCTGGTTGACCGAGCACAAGCGCTGGAAGTCGCCGCTCTTCATCGCCGGCGAAAGCTACGGCGGCATCCGCGGATCGGGGCTCTGCAACAGCCTGTTCGGCGAAGGGATCGCGGTGAGCGGTTTCGTCAGCGTTTCGGGGACGAACAACTTCATGACCTTGGACGGCATGCGCGGCAACGACCTGACGTACATGGGCTTCCTGCCCTCGATGGCGGCCTGCGCCTGGTACCACCACAAGGCCGCGCCCCGGTTCAAGAGCGTCGAGGCGATCGTGGCGGAGTCGCGGAAGTGGGTGGACGAAGTCTACGGTCCGGCGTTGCTCCGTGGCGACGCCCTCGGCGAGGACGAAAAGGACAAGATCGCGGCTCGGATGTCCGAATACCTGGGCGTCTCGAAAAAGTACTGCCTCGGGTCGAACCTGCGCGTCCCGGAGTTCGCGTTCTTCAAGGAGCTCTTGCGCGACGACGGGCTGTCGATCGGCCGCTATGACGGACGATTGACCGTGAAGGAAGAGCTGAAGGTCGGCGGCCAGGACGCCAACGACCCCAGCGATGACGCCGTGAACGCACCCTTCACGAGCGTGCTCAACGATTACTTCCAATCCGAATTGGGGATCAAGACGACGATGGAATACCGGACGGGCGGCAACGTCTATCCGTGGCAGGAACGCGAAGGCGGGTACTCGGAGACGGCCTCGGACCTTCGTCGCGTCCTCGCCGCCAACCCCCACCTGCGCGTGCTCTATTGCTGCGGCTACTACGACTTGGCGTGCCCGCTCAATGCGACGGTCTATACGGTCGACCACATGGGGCTCGACGCCGAGACCCGCAAGCACCTTTCGTTCGAGTTCTATCCGGCGGGGCACATGATGTACATCGAGAAGTCCTCCCGCAAGAAGTTCCACGACGACGTGAAGCGGTTCGAGGAGGCGTGCCTGGCAGGGAAGTGAGCGGACGTTTGGAGCGCGGACTTCAGTCCGCTTCCGGATCAGTGGGCTTGGGAGCGAGGGGCCACGGGCGGCCTGAACGCCCTCAGGGCGCAGAGTCCTGGCGCTGCCCGGTGCCGCCAGCTTGAGCCCGCATGTCGGTCCGCACCGGACGCCTTCCGATTTGGGGCGCGAAAGAGGCTCTCCGGACGATTTGCAGCCTTATGGGAAGACTTTCCTGTCGTCGGCGGACTTTCCGCTGTCGACAGGGAACTTTCCGCCGTTGACAAGAATGTTTCCGCTGTCGTCGGGGAGCTCTTCGCCGTTGACAAGAATGTTTCCGCCGTCGTCGGGGAACTCTTCGCCGTTGACAAGAATGTTTCCGCTGTCGACAGGAATGTTTCCGCTGACGTCAGGGAACTCCTCGCCATTGACAGGAAATTTTCCGGAAAGACCCCTCAAAACGCGTTTTGAACCTGAAACGGGCCGGAGCGGGCCGACGGGTGGCCCGGTCTGGCAACGGTGTCCACGCTTCATCCCGCCGGACACGAGACCGTTGCAGACCGGGGCAAGGGCGCTGCATCAGACCGGACGGGTGGCCCGGTCTGGCAACGGTGTCCACGCATCATCCCGCCGGACAGGAGACGGTTGCAGACCGGGGCTTCGAAGACGGACCAACAAGGCCGGACGACCGGGAGGGGCCCGACACGAAGGGCGAGGCGGGCTTTTTGATCCATACTGGGCTGGACGTTCTCGGACAAGAACCGTGGTGACGTCCTTGACCCGGTCTGCAACGGGACAGTCGCGCTCGGAAGGCTCGCCACGGCGCGCTGCCAGACCGGGCCACCCGTCAACGCCGGCTTCGTCAGAACGGAGGGCAACACGGTGCAGCAGAAGACGTACCCGTGGGCGGTCAACGCGCTTTCGGTCAAGGCGGCGGGTCGGTTCCAGTTGCCGTTGTTGGACACTCTCCCCACGGCGGGGATGACTCCTGGCGGCGACGCGGAAGGGATGGGCTGGAAGAGCGCCGTATCGGCCGGCGACTACGACCTACAGGACGGGGAGCTCTACTTCGACTCCTGGCAAAAGGCGGTCCTGGCGTACGACTCCGACGCCGGTTGGACAGCTGTCTGGCAGCCAGAACGCACGAAGCTGATCTCGTCGAACATAACTTGGAACACGGGTGACGAGAAGAACCTTGTCTACGGAGGGTCCACGAGCATTACGGTCACGCTGGACACGACTCTCGCAGACATCGCAGTAGGGACGACCGTCCGGATCGCGTATCACGTATCCGGTACGCCGCTGGCGGCGATCTCCGTCAGTTGCGGCCAGCCTGCGAACGTCGTCGTGGGCCCGAACACCGGCCGTACCTTCGTGTTCTATAAGGACGGATCGAACGGTCGCTGGCTCGCCTCTTAACGCTTACTGCGGCGGCAGGCGATCCAGCCTACCGCCGCCAATATGGCTAAACCGCACGGCTCGGGGACGGCATAAATCCTGGTGACTCCGTATTCAAACGGGTGGGGGCCAATGTTAGTTGTGTACCGTTGCTCGAAGTCGAAGTACTCGATACTCGACCAGTCGATGAGGGGGTTGAAGTCCTGCTTCCTGAACCTGATCCCTCCCTGCCTGAAGAGCCAGCCCGGATTGTTGCCGGCGACGCCGTGGCTGTCCCGGACGTAGAGGCTCCAGATGTCGGCGAACCTTTCCGGGGGGTCTTTCGTATAGAGGTCTATCCAGAACTCTTTCTCGCGGGAGAAGTCGATCGTTATTCGATCGCTGTTCCCCCAGACCATGTCCCACCTGGTGGAGACGTCGTGGGTGTCGGTCGACACTTTGGCCGCGCCGTCTCCGATCTTCAGTCTCACCGGGTGGTGGTCCAGATTCCCACCGATCGAGAAGGTCGTGAGCCTCTCTCCAAACGCAATATGGTCGTTGTCGAGGTTCAAGCGCTCGTGTGTCTCGTTCGTGAAGTCGTCAAAGTAGGTCTTGTCGAAGGTTCCCTGAGTGAAGTCATCGATCAAAACGTAGGCGTGCGACGGGGCCGCCAGCGCCAGTAGCGCCAATGCCGCCACGATTCCTCTCGAAAAGCAAAGCACACGGAGCAGTATACGACGCCCGACCGGCTTTCAAGGCTCAAGGACGCCGCGTCAGACCGGCCCGTGAAGCCGCGCGTTGTGAGCCGGTGCGGACGAAGCCTCCAGACTAGGTTCGGCGCCGCGCGGTGTGACGTGTTGTCCGGAGTCTGGAGGCAGCCAAGACTATCGCTGGTCTTCAGCGGGCTCGGACGTTCTGGGACGCGACTCTTGGTGACGTCCTTGACCCGGTCTGCAACGGGTCGGTCGCGCTCGAGATTCCGCCATGGCGCGTTGCCAGACCGGGCCACCCGTCAGACCCTCAACCTGGACACCGATGTGACCCAGGTGCCCCCCGGAACGATCGTCCGGGTCTTCAACCTGACCAGTTCAGGGGCCGGTGCGGTGGTCACGGTCAAGGTCGGGGGTAGCAACCTGTCGCTCGTGAGCGTGCTGCACATGTCGGAGTTCGTCTTCTACGTGGACGGCGGTGGTACGGGACACTGGCTGGTCGTTCAAGGCAACGTGACGAGCGCACAACTGCCCTAGCCCTCTACTGAAGCAACGATGAAGCCGGCGGGACGGCCGCCGGCTTCATCGTCACGTAGAACCGGGTGACACAATAGGTCGTAGGGTTCGGGAAGACGATGAAGTCCTGCCGGAAGTCCAGATACTCGATGCGCGACCAGTCTACACCGCCGCTGAACTCCGACCGCTTGAAAAAGATGCCCTTCGGCTGCCCTTGCCAATAGTCGTTCCCCCCAGTCTTCCCGTTCCGGTCGCGGATACTTAGGCCGAACACGTCCGCAGTGCGGCCAGGCGAAATCGTGTAAAAGTCCACGTAGATCCTGTCGACCTTCGACAGGTCAAGGCCCGGCCCCTCGGCCATGTAATAGCTGGTCTTTAAGGTGTACGCCACTTCGAGCGGACTCGTGACCTTCTGCCCCTCCGGCCCGAGCGAAAAGGTGAGCACCGTGTCGTGGGGGTTGGATCCGATGTCGATGTTCGTGCTGCGCTGCGAGAACAGACAGTGCGGCCACTTGAGCCCGTACCAGGTGTGCAGGTCTTCCCACTCCTTCGTTATCTGGACGGTGTACGGCGTATCGAAGCGGTCGATGTCGATCGCCTTGTAGTGCTGAACTTGAGGTGCCAGGAGTGCGGCGGCGAGGACGGCGGACATCGTGCCTTCAGTCTATCGCAGCTTTTCCAGAATCGCGGACGCTTGCGTCCGTCGGCGTCAGGGCAGGTGGCAAGGACAAAACGCTCCATTCTGCCCCAGGCATGGCCCGTGGACCGAGCGAACGTTTCTGTCCTTGTCCGCAGGACCTCGCCAGTAGACGTTCCTTCGGAACCGGGGTGCAACGGGCACGGTCCATCCCGTTCACCCCGGCCACCCGGGAGGCGGTCACCCTATGTACTCGCACTCGCCGACGGCGTGCGGAGAGAAGCGGTGGGCGCAGTCGGGCGGTAGCCCAAGTGAGCCCCCTCCCCCGCTCGAGGCTGCTGGCGAACGTTCACCAAGAAACCTCTTCTGCCGCATGTTGTGAACCTGAAACGACAAAAATGCGGGCCAAAGGCTAAAGATTGGTCGCCTTTATCCGACGATCTCCAGTAAGCCGGGCGGAGGCGCCCGCAAGGAAAGAGAAGACATGAGCTACTACAACATCAAGGCGTCCGCTTTGCCGACATGGTACGGAAATTTCGTGACCACCGCGCTGGCCAATTCGGCCCTTTTGAACCTGACTCCGCCTCAAATCGCGGCTCTTCAGGCGCAGCTCACCGCGCTCAACACCGCGTTCGCCGCGCAGCAGACCGCGCACGACGCTTCCAAGTCCGCGACGCTCGCCAAAGACCTGAAGGTCGCGGAGACCATCAACGTCGTCCGTGGCTACGCGAACCAGTGGCAGGCGATGCCGACCGTGCCGGACACGCTGATCGCTTCCCTTGGACTGATCGTACGCGACACCCAGCCCAGCCCGCGCCCGGTCTTCGTTCCGACCGAACTCGTGGTCGTCCCGAACACCACGGGCACGAACGAACTTCGCTGGAAGCGGAACGGCAACAAGAACGGCATCAAGTTCGACATCGAAGTCAGCTACGAGAATCCGGGCGCTTGGACGGCGGTCACGTCCGTCACCGCCGCGAAGTTCAAGCACATGGGCCAGACGCCGGGGCAGACCGCCTATTACCGAGTCCGTGCCCGGAACGGCTCGAACGTCTCCGACTGGTCGGTCTCGGCGTCGACCTTCGCGAACGACGGCGACGGCGCGCTCCAGCTCGCGGCCTGAGCGTCCCGACACCCCCGATCAGCAAAGACAAGGCCCCTCCGGATCGTCCGGAAGGGCCTTTAGTTCTGCCGAAGCAGCGGACTTTACTGGCGCGTGACGGCGACCTGCATCCAGTCGTTCTTGAGTTGGAAGCTCGAAGAGGCCTGGTAGCTGACCCGCATGTCCATCTCGCCGAACGGGTCGCGGAAGCGGTGCGGGTTCGTCGAGATCGGGAACGTCCAGGTCTGGTCGCTGGTCGTCAGGTTGATGTTGCCGAGGGTCTCCCAACCGCCCGCCAGGTAGTTGTAAGCCTGGACGGTCGCGGTGCCGGCGACGGTCGCGCTGCCTTCGAAGGTGAAGGTGACGTTGGTGATCGTTCCGGATCCGCTGGCGGGGTACATCGGGCCGAACCAGTCGACCTTGTTGTTCTGGCTCGCGAGGACGAGGTAGGAGTTGTCGCTCGACTTCAGGTTGGTGTAGTTGCCTGAGACCTGCGAGCCGCTGTACATGACATAGCCTTGCGGGTTGGCGTAGACGGTGTTGCCGCCGCCCGCCGCGAGGAGCGACTTGTAGGCGTTGATCCTACCGAACGCCACGAACGTACCGACGCTGTCGCAGTTCTGTTCGATCAAGCTGCGGACGGTCGAGTTGGGAGTGGCCTTGCCTTTCGCCGAGAAGAGAAGTCCGGCGAGGCCGCTGACGTGCGGGCAGGCCATCGACGTCCCGTCAAGGGTCGCATATTGCGATCCCATGTACGTGCTGTAGATGTTGACGCCCGGGGCGGCCACGTCGACCCAGTTCGAGCCGTAGTTGCTGAAGCTGGCGCGGGTGTCGCTGGTGGTCGTCGCGGCGACGGCGATGCAGTTCGTGTACGCCGCAGGATAGAACATCGAGGTCGAGCCGTTGTTACCGGCTGCGGCGACCACGACACAGTTCTTGCTCCATGCATAGTCGACCGCTTGCTGCATCGACGTCGCACCCGATCCGCCGAGGCTCAACGAAAGGACGTTGGCGCCGTTATCGGCCGCCCAGTTGATGCCGTTCGCGACGTTCTGGAGCGTGCCGGATCCGCCGCTGTTCAAGACCTTGACGGGCATCAGCGAGCAGTTGAAGCCGACGCCTGCGACGCCGGTCGCGTTGTTCGTGATGGCGGCGGCGATGCCGGCGCAGTGCGAACCGTGACCGTTGTCGTCGTTCGGGTTGTTGTTGTTCGAGACGAAGTTCCACCCGGCGACGCGCTTGCTGGCGAGATCAGGGTGCGTACTGCTGATCCCCGTGTCGATGATCGCGATGACGACCGTCGGGTCGCCCTTGTTGATGTCCCAGGCCTGCTCGCTCTGGATCTTCTTGGGGCCCCACTGCGAGCCGAAACTGGTGTCGTTCGGCGTGAAGGTCGCGTGATAGATGTAGTTCGGTTCGACGAACTCGACCCACGGAAGCGTCCGCAGTTCCTTCATCGCGAGTTCGACGCTCATGCCTTTCGGAAGGCGAAGCTTGTCGATGCCGAGCACGGGCACGCCGCTCTCGACCTTGTAGCCGTCGCTGACTGCGACTTTCTTGCCGGCGTCGCGGGCGACGGGTTTGAACTTGACGAGGACTTCTCCGGAAACGTAGTCCTTGGGGGCGGCGAGCGCGAAGGCTGCAGAAGCGGCCATCCCTGCTGCGAGGCTGATTTTCAATAGAGGTCTCATTTCAGGCTCCATTGCCTTGGGCCGGTGGGACCAAGACAAGGCGGGCGTAGTGGCCCGGCTCAAAAATCATAGCAGACGTTTTGTACGATCGGGTCAAGATTTTTCGTGTGCGACCGCCAAGGAACGGACCTCGGCCGGACTGAAACCGGACTCGCGGAGACTCTCGACCGTCGCTGACCGGTCGCGCTTGGCCAGCCGTCGGCCGTCCGGACCGGTGACCAGCCGATGGTGGAAGTACTGCGGCTCTGGAAGCCCGAGAACGGCCTGGAGCAGTCGTTGAGACGGCGTCGCCGGGACGAGATCGAGGCCACGCGTGACGAGCGTCACCGCTTGCGCGGCATCGTCGACGACGACGCAGAGCGCGTAGCTCACGGGGGCGTCCTTCCGGGCGACAACGATGTCCGGCACGCTATCGGGAACGACGTCGGAACGGCCGAGCCCGCGGTCGGACCAACTCAACGGCCCGACGCTTGCGAAGGCGGCGGCACTGTCGATCCGCAAGGCGAACGGCATCCCTTGCTCAAGCTTCTGCTCCCGGTCCGTACGCGAGAGACGGCGGCACGTTCCGGGATAGGCGGGCCCGTCCGGGCCGTGGGGCGCGGTCGTAGCGTCGGCGATGTCTTTGCGGGTGCAGAAACAGGGATAGAGCAAGCCGGCCTGGTCGAGGCGGTCGAGGGCGCTCCGGTAGGCGTCTGTCCGTTGGGACTGGAACCAGACGTCGCTGTCCCAGTCAATGCCGAGCCATTCCAGGTCTTCGAAGATCCCGTCTGCGGCCTCGTCCCTCACGCGCCCCGCATCGATGTCCTCGATCCGGAGGCGCATCGTCTCTCCGTGCTCGCGCGCGAAGAGGGCGGCGAACACGTGACCCAGGTGCAAACGGCCTGTAGGGCTGGGAGCGAACCGGGTGACGTCTCCGATGTCCGGATTCTATCCAGAACCGGGCGTTAGAGAGCGGTCTGGCCGGTAGTATCTCGGGACATGGCCAAGCTTGCGACCGAG
The sequence above is drawn from the Armatimonadota bacterium genome and encodes:
- a CDS encoding peptidase S10, translated to MPLYVLSCLCALALGAQDADASKTQEKAKTTPVIEIAKTETKHHADLPTGRMDYTATASQIPLRNDDGETECRMFYVAYTKDGADPRKRPVTFAFNGGPGSATIWLHMGALGPKRAPMPDDGSLPAPPYEAVDNADTWLDFTDVVVVDAPATGFSRVAKPEWNKNYFGVRQDIRAFTNFVKGWLTEHKRWKSPLFIAGESYGGIRGSGLCNSLFGEGIAVSGFVSVSGTNNFMTLDGMRGNDLTYMGFLPSMAACAWYHHKAAPRFKSVEAIVAESRKWVDEVYGPALLRGDALGEDEKDKIAARMSEYLGVSKKYCLGSNLRVPEFAFFKELLRDDGLSIGRYDGRLTVKEELKVGGQDANDPSDDAVNAPFTSVLNDYFQSELGIKTTMEYRTGGNVYPWQEREGGYSETASDLRRVLAANPHLRVLYCCGYYDLACPLNATVYTVDHMGLDAETRKHLSFEFYPAGHMMYIEKSSRKKFHDDVKRFEEACLAGK
- the gluQRS gene encoding tRNA glutamyl-Q(34) synthetase GluQRS, producing MGDVTRFAPSPTGRLHLGHVFAALFAREHGETMRLRIEDIDAGRVRDEAADGIFEDLEWLGIDWDSDVWFQSQRTDAYRSALDRLDQAGLLYPCFCTRKDIADATTAPHGPDGPAYPGTCRRLSRTDREQKLEQGMPFALRIDSAAAFASVGPLSWSDRGLGRSDVVPDSVPDIVVARKDAPVSYALCVVVDDAAQAVTLVTRGLDLVPATPSQRLLQAVLGLPEPQYFHHRLVTGPDGRRLAKRDRSATVESLRESGFSPAEVRSLAVAHEKS
- a CDS encoding peptidase S8, which produces MEPEMRPLLKISLAAGMAASAAFALAAPKDYVSGEVLVKFKPVARDAGKKVAVSDGYKVESGVPVLGIDKLRLPKGMSVELAMKELRTLPWVEFVEPNYIYHATFTPNDTSFGSQWGPKKIQSEQAWDINKGDPTVVIAIIDTGISSTHPDLASKRVAGWNFVSNNNNPNDDNGHGSHCAGIAAAITNNATGVAGVGFNCSLMPVKVLNSGGSGTLQNVANGINWAADNGANVLSLSLGGSGATSMQQAVDYAWSKNCVVVAAAGNNGSTSMFYPAAYTNCIAVAATTTSDTRASFSNYGSNWVDVAAPGVNIYSTYMGSQYATLDGTSMACPHVSGLAGLLFSAKGKATPNSTVRSLIEQNCDSVGTFVAFGRINAYKSLLAAGGGNTVYANPQGYVMYSGSQVSGNYTNLKSSDNSYLVLASQNNKVDWFGPMYPASGSGTITNVTFTFEGSATVAGTATVQAYNYLAGGWETLGNINLTTSDQTWTFPISTNPHRFRDPFGEMDMRVSYQASSSFQLKNDWMQVAVTRQ
- a CDS encoding fibronectin type III domain-containing protein → MSYYNIKASALPTWYGNFVTTALANSALLNLTPPQIAALQAQLTALNTAFAAQQTAHDASKSATLAKDLKVAETINVVRGYANQWQAMPTVPDTLIASLGLIVRDTQPSPRPVFVPTELVVVPNTTGTNELRWKRNGNKNGIKFDIEVSYENPGAWTAVTSVTAAKFKHMGQTPGQTAYYRVRARNGSNVSDWSVSASTFANDGDGALQLAA